The Mercurialis annua linkage group LG8, ddMerAnnu1.2, whole genome shotgun sequence genome window below encodes:
- the LOC126660217 gene encoding uncharacterized protein LOC126660217 encodes MAGQRKIIIQAKTTIFIFFLLINIVSSEINWKLRSLPPAHYIFNIQNFSLLSDAKAESFHSADFEVGGYKWKLSLYPGGNKKKNGDGYVSLYLVLSESNELTFNKEVNVYFKLFVYDHIRDNYWIIQDTDEKVRRFQGIKREWGFDKLVSVTDFKDDSNGYLTDDCCIFGAEISVIENANKGECLSMVKKPANNKYTWTIPKFSEFNSLYTHSEKFAIGGTNWTIKIYPKGDEEAEGKSLSIYLVLKDDATFKHGRKLYAEYMLRVRNQFEGEHLEFEGHSEFESWTGWGYSDIMSLSDLNDTSKGFIHKNTLIVEVEIQAMTVIKGLSSIN; translated from the exons ATGGCAGGTCAAAGGAAGATCATAATTCAGGCAAAAACAACAATTTTCATCTTCTTTCTTCTTATTAATATCGTTTCATCAGAAATAAATTGGAAGCTGAGAAGCCTTCCACCTGCACATTACATCTTTAACATTCAAAACTTCTCTTTGCTTTCCGATGCGAAAGCCGAGTCCTTCCACTCTGCTGATTTTGAAGTTGGCGGCTATAAATG GAAGTTGTCCTTGTATCCTGGaggaaacaagaaaaaaaatggggATGGATACGTATCTTTATATCTAGTACTATCGGAATCCAATGAACTCACTTTTAATAAAGAGGTTAACGTATATTTCAAGCTCTTCGTTTATGATCATATTCGCGACAATTACTGGATTATTCAAG ATACTGATGAGAAAGTAAGAAGATTTCAAGGAATTAAAAGAGAATGGGGATTTGACAAACTTGTTTCCGTCACTGATTTCAAGGATGACTCCAATGGATACTTAACGGATGACTGTTGCATTTTTGGTGCCGAGATTTCAGTTATAGAAAATGCTAATAAAGGCGAGTGCTTGTCCATGGTGAAGAAGCCTGCGAACAATAAGTATACATGGACAATTCCCAAATTTTCAGAATTTAATTCATTATATACTCATTCCGAAAAGTTTGCCATCGGTGGCACTAATTG GACAATAAAGATTTATCCAAAAGGGGATGAAGAAGCGGAAGGCAAAAGCTTATCCATTTACTTAGTCCTAAAGGATGATGCAACTTTTAAGCATGGAAGAAAGTTGTATGCAGAATACATGTTGCGAGTAAGAAACCAATTTGAGGGAGAACATCTTGAGTTTGAAG GTCATTCTGAGTTCGAATCCTGGACAGGATGGGGTTATTCAGATATTATGTCCCTCAGTGATCTAAATGACACATCAAAGGGCTTTATACATAAAAATACTTTGATTGTCGAAGTAGAAATTCAAGCCATGACTGTTATTAAAGGGTTATCCtcaattaattaa